In one Fusarium keratoplasticum isolate Fu6.1 chromosome 5, whole genome shotgun sequence genomic region, the following are encoded:
- a CDS encoding Methylmalonate-semialdehyde dehydrogenase, which translates to MIKASDFTTPCFFRHQTNSTVNLVAAMKSARAIRRIPRSLTPRVTSRSAHSIFNRPSPTSHEQIKDPLPTHNFIGNNFTPSTATKWIDVHDPATNNVVTRVPESTDEELRAAVKAAQDAFPAWKNTSILRRQQIMFEFTRLIRQNWDRLASSITLEQGKTFADARGDVLRGLQVAETACGITTQITGEVLEVAKDMETRNVREPLGVVAAICPFNFPAMIPLWSIPIATITGNTLVLKPSERDPGAAMILAEIAKEAGFPEGVVNIIHGTHRAVNFIIDEPAIKAISFVGGNAAGEYIYSRGSANGKRVQANLGAKNHAVVLPDCNRKSTINAITGAAFGAAGQRCMALSTVVLVGPDTKSYVDDLVSAAKQLKTDGGFEEGADLGPVISPESKSRIESLIASAEEEGAQIVLDGRGYAPDKYPSGNFIAPTIITGVTPSMKCYTQEIFGPVLLVLEAPTLEAATDLINQNEYGNGVAIFTNSGSKAAWFQKNIEAGQVGVNVPIPVPLPMFSFTGNKKSVAGGGTSTFYGKPGLNFYTQTKTITTLWRGEEEADNGKSVNMPTQS; encoded by the exons ATGATAAAGGCATCCGACTTCACGACTCCTTGCTTCTTCAGACACCAGACAAACTCAAccgtcaacctcgtcgcAGCCATGAAGTCCGCACGAGCTATTCGACGCATCCCTCGGTCTCTGACACCCCGAGTCACCTCGCGGTCTGCCcactccatcttcaaccgcCCTTCTCCAACTTCCCATGAGCAAATCAAAGACCCCCTCCCCACACACAACTTCATCGGAAACAACTTTACCCCCTCGACCGCCACAAAGTGGATTGACGTCCATGACCCTGCCACGAACAATGTTGTGACTCGCGTGCCAGAGTCTACAGACGAGGAGCTCCGCGCAGCCGTCAAGGCCGCACAGGATGCCTTTCCTGCCTGGAAGAACACGAGTATTCTGCGCCGCCAGCAGATCATGTTTGAGTTTACACGGCTGATCCGTCAGAACTGGGACCGTCTTGCCTCGTCTATTACTCTGGAGCAGGGCAAGACGTTTGCTGATGCCCGTGGTGATGTCCTTCGAGGCCTTCAGGTTGCCGAGACGGCTTGCGGTATCACTACACAAATCACTGGAGAGGTTTTGGAAGTTGCTAAGGATATGGAGACTCGTAATGTTCGAGAGCCTCTCGGGGTTGTTGCCGCCATCTGCCCCTTCA ATTTCCCTGCCATGATTCCACTGTGGTCCATCCCAATTGCGACTATTACCGGCAACACGCTCGTCCTCAAACCATCGGAACGCGACCCGGGCGCTGCCATGATCCTTGCCGAGATTGCAAAGGAGGCAGGCTTCCCTGAGGGAGttgtcaacatcatccacGGAACGCACCGTGCGgtcaacttcatcatcgacgagcCCGCTATCAAGGCCATCAGCTTTGTCGGAGGCAATGCCGCTGGAGAGTATATCTACTCCAGGGGCTCAGCCAACGGTAAACGTGTTCAGGCCAACCTCGGAGCTAAGAACCATGCCGTCGTCCTGCCAGACTGTAATAGGAAGAGCACCATCAATGCTATCACTGGTGCTGCCTTTGGTGCCGCTGGCCAACGATGCATGGCCCTGAGCACTGTCGTTCTCGTCGGTCCCGACACCAAGTCGTATGTCGACGACCTCGTCTCAGCAGCTAAGCAGCTCAAGACAGACGGAGGCTTTGAAGAAGGTGCCGACCTCGGACCCGTCATTAGTCCAGAGTCCAAGTCGAGGATCGAATCATTGATTGCCtcagctgaggaggagggcgcaCAGATTGTTCTCGACGGTCGCGGGTACGCTCCCGATAAGTACCCCTCGGGCAACTTCATCGCCCCAACCATCATCACAGGGGTGACCCCGAGCATGAAGTGCTACACCCAAGAGATCTTCGGACCCGTGCTGCTGGTTCTCGAGGCCCCTaccctcgaggctgccacagacctcatcaaccagaaCGAGTACGGCAACGGAGTAgccatcttcaccaactCGGGCAGCAAGGCCGCCTGGTTCCAGAAGAACATTGAAGCCGGTCAGGTCGGAGTCAACGTTCCTATCCCAGTGCCCCTGCCCATGTTCAGCTTCACCGGCAACAAGAAGAGCGTGGCGGGTGGCGGCACGAGCACCTTTTACGGAAAGCCCGGGCTCAACTTTTACACCCAGACAAAGACCATCACGACTCTATGgagaggcgaggaggaagctgacAACGGAAAGAGCGTCAACATGCCGACGCAGAGCTGA
- a CDS encoding FMN hydroxy acid dehydrogenase domain-containing protein, with the protein MANRGVSWDPHVHTIADLKDLGSKKLPKMYRDYFNEGAMDLVTLRDNEEAYNRYKIRPRILVNVDNVDISTEIFGCKTALPLGFSPAAMHRLAHPDGEIATSRAAAKIGICMGLSSYATASLEDVAAQGSGNPYVMQLCVLRDRETTLQMLRRAEASGYKAIFLSVDVPMLGRRLNEYRNNFVLPDDMAWPNLLSDGKSELSGSSEDLTQSKHDFDPSLDWDTAIPWLRQHTKLQLWIKGVYAAEDVQLAIKYGLDGVVVSNHGGRQLDGVPATLDALRECVIAANGKIPVAVDGGIRRGTDIFKALAMGASHCFVGRIPIWGLAYNGQEGVELALKILMYEFKLAMALAGCRTIKDISRSHLAFLNSEGILAKL; encoded by the exons ATGGCTAACCGAGGCGTCTCATGGGATCCCCATGTCCACACAATTGCGGACCTCAAGGACCTTGGCAGCAAGAAGCTCCCCAAGATGTATCGGG ACTACTTCAATGAAGGTGCCATGGATCTGGTTAC ATTGAGAGACAACGAAGAGGCCTATAACAGGTACAAGATCCGGCCGCGCATTctcgtcaacgtcgacaATGTGGATATATCGACCGAAATCTTTGGGTGCAAGACGGCGCTGCCTCTGGGCTTCAGTCCGGCTGCAATGCACCGTCTAGCGCATCCCGATGGCGAGATTGCTACCTCACGAGCTGCCGCCAAGATTGGCATTTGCATGGGCCTCTCTTCATATGCGACGGCCTCTCTTGAGGATGTCGCTGCTCAAGGATCAGGGAACCCTTACGTGATGCAGCTCTGTGTTTTGCGCGATCGTGAGACAACACTTCAGATGCTGCGACGCGCTGAAG CGTCCGGATACAaggccatcttcctctcTGTGGATGTCCCCATGCTCGGCCGTCGATTAAACGAATATCGCAACAACTTTGTCCTCCCTGACGATATGGCCTGGCCCAATTTGCTGTCCGATGGCAAGAGTGAACTCAGCGGATCCAGCGAGGATCTGACCCAGAGCAAGCATGACTTTGACCCGTCGCTCGACTGGGACACTGCCATTCCCTGGCTGCGCCAGCACACTAAGCTCCAGCTCTGGATCAAGGGTGTGTACGCCGCTGAGGATGTCCAGCTGGCCATCAAGTACGGTCTTGACGGTGTCGTCGTGTCGAACCACGGTGGTAGACAGCTGGACGGTGTCCCTGCGACCCTCGACGCACTCCGAGAATGTGTCATCGCAGCCAATGGAAAGATTCCTGTTGCTGTTGACGGTGGCATCCGACGAGGTACCGACATCTTCAAGGCGCTCGCTATGGGAGCCAGCCACTGCTTCGTGGGCAGAATCCCCATCTGGGGCCTTGCA TACAACGGCCAAGAGGGTGTAGAGCTTGCTCTCAAGATTCTCATGTACGAGTTCAAGCTTGCCATGGCGCTCGCCGG ATGCCGTACGATCAAGGACATTTCGAGAAGTCATCTCGCGTTTCTCAACTCGGAGGGTATTTTGGCCAAGTTGTAA
- a CDS encoding Zn(2)-C6 fungal-type domain-containing protein — MPRQSGTKVERTRTFTGCRTCRSRHAKCDEAQPECGTCRRLGLTCGGYGARLFWITDDAVRPELQQSHRGSEYRYPLFSEVDRRLMSAELSDSLGKQSAMDILADIDSACDKLAGGNSAMIKGPFGVFQSIEEPSPADVLTSSPDTENSNTNTYPDTDSFIEEVQRHDWPTHIGDDLDLFTGPLDPSLSLNPEEPTGSEQVLLPDSTMTNFFLDNSMGVEGLALFSPNFISQAMEIEAAGHGDSHADDHGDSAFNHLENEVMPCPRGLPQANGGHLGLPEEAEPLLRYYKKHVAGERTSMQAKRKSPWEIIFLPCALETFAELSLWNEASHTRSTIFYTLLAHSALQLHLSNKPSTFSCDWKEIGIRNHERAQHHLRNALQLEMFGPKQANYKELLMAILGMAMTSLHNGTRAFRVFLLDAERLIRLRGLINQNPFKTRLLHHMYTHLRVIAESISLCADPPSDTSDENNTRDLTHGRTFRITEDALNIGLDPAQEKTDEMGYNDIHLEIQGRWSHTLFPVIYGIPESLMTLLSQTVSLSNEKARLENVARCNPGVSVALARHTKTLENRIWAWTLALDPLGPPKPTRLDQDLMAHPQVRSMALAIHQALIIYFYRRVYDMNAMILQDLVKKTLDFLEPCLGELIGDQDFATSLAWPAFVAACEAVSPDLQERALKCLSVTDDKGIYFTPKPAKVIVPMIWDKRKESGDWTTSWQSLLSDSLL; from the exons ATGCCTAGGCAGAGCGGGACCAAGGTCGAGCGCACGCGCACCTTTACCGGATGCCGGACTTGTCGAAGCCGACATGCAAAGTGTGACGAAG CTCAGCCAGAATGCGGTACCTGTCGGAGACTCGGACTCACATGCGGTGGATACGGAGCCCGCCTCTTCTGGATCACAGACGATGCAGTCCGGCCGGAGCTCCAGCAGAGCCATCGGGGATCCGAATACCGGTATCCACTCTTCTCCG AGGTTGATCGCAGATTGATGAGTGCCGAATTGTCGGACAGCCTGGGCAAGCAGTCTGCCATGGACATCTTGGCCGATATTGACTCTGCGTGCGATAAGCTGGCTGGTGGAAACTCAGCCATGATCAAAGGCCCTTTCGGGGTTTTTCAATCAATCGAAGAGCCATCACCAGCCGATGTTCTGACATCCTCTCCGGATACCGAAAACTCGAATACAAACACATATCCTGATACCGACAGCTTCATCGAGGAGGTACAGCGGCACGACTGGCCCACCCATATCGGAGACGACCTTGATCTGTTTACCGGTCCTTTAGATCCAAGTCTTTCCCTCAACCCTGAAGAACCAACAGGCTCAGAACAAGTGCTTTTGCCGGACTCTACAATGAcaaacttcttcctcgataACTCCATGGGCGTTGAAGGCTTGGCACTCTTCAGCCCCAACTTTATATCCCAGGCAATGGAAATTGAAGCAGCTGGCCACGGAGACAGCCACGCGGACGATCATGGAGACAGCGCATTCAACCATTTAGAAAACGAAGTCATGCCGTGTCCCCGAGGACTACCACAAGCCAACGGAGGCCACTTGGGGCTTCCAGAAGAGGCAGAGCCATTGCTTCGCTACTACAAAAAACACGTGGCTGGCGAGAGAACGTCCATGCAAGCAAAACGCAAGTCACCATGGGAAATCATCTTTTTGCCCTGCGCCCTTGAGACATTCGCCGAGCTCTCTCTCTGGAATGAAGCCTCACATACGCGCTCAACCATATTCTATACTCTTCTTGCTCACAGCGCTCTCCAACTGCACCTGTCGAATAAGCCAAGCACGTTTTCTTGCGACTGGAAAGAGATTGGTATACGAAACCACGAGAGAGCTCAACATCACCTCCGCAATGCTCTACAACTCGAGATGTTTGGTCCCAAACAGGCGAACTACAAAGAGTTGCTGATGGCAATTCTTGGCATGGCAATGACTTCG CTGCACAACGGCACCCGCGCTTTCCGCGTCTTCCTTCTCGATGCTGAGCGGCTCATTCGGCTTCGGGGCCTGATCAACCAAAATCCCTTCAAAACTCGTCTGTTGCATCACATGTACACCCATCTCCGGGTCATTGCAGAGAGCATATCATTGTGTGCCGATCCTCCTTCCGACACGTCCGACGAGAATAATACTCGTGACCTCACTCATGGCCGGACATTTCGAATCACCGAAGATGCTCTCAATATCGGCCTTGACCCAGCGCAAGAGAAGACAGATGAAATGGGATACAATGACATTCATCTCGAGATCCAGGGCCGGTGGAGTCATACACTATTCCCCGTCATCTACGGCATTCCAGAGTCTCTGATGACTCTTCTGTCACAGACAGTCTCCCTGTCCAACGAAAAGGCGCGTCTCGAAAATGTGGCTCGTTGCAACCCAGGAGTTTCGGTAGCCCTGGCGAGACACACAAAGACGCTTGAGAATAGAATATGGGCATGGACTCTGGCGCTCGACCCCCTGGGGCCTCCGAAACCAACTCGTCTAGATCAGGACCTAATGGCCCATCCTCAGGTCCGTTCGATGGCGCTGGCCATACACCAAGCCCTCATCATCTACTTTTACCGCCGGGTGTACGACATGAACGCCATGATCCTCCAAGACCTAGTCAAGAAGACGCTAGACTTCCTCGAGCCTTGCCTAGGCGAGTTGATTGGCGACCAAGACTTTGCAACCAGTCTCGCCTGGCCGGCGTTTGTTGCCGCTTGCGAGGCCGTGTCTCCTGATCTTCAAGAGCGAGCTCTCAAGTGCTTGTCGGTCACCGATGATAAGGGCATATACTTTACGCCCAAGCCGGCAAAGGTAATTGTACCGATGATATGGGATAAGCGAAAAGAGTCGGGAGACTGGACTACGAGCTGGCAAAGTCTTCTGTCGGATAGCTTACTATAA